A stretch of Oncorhynchus masou masou isolate Uvic2021 unplaced genomic scaffold, UVic_Omas_1.1 unplaced_scaffold_1980, whole genome shotgun sequence DNA encodes these proteins:
- the LOC135532671 gene encoding zinc finger and SCAN domain-containing protein 2-like, with protein sequence MASVKLEDCSQTLEMNANIKDEEEEEIGTSVNHGMRSLTSTVRTNPACLSPSTLSPNLLSLGPDCDSGAQFALQDLEMASVKLEDCSQTLELNVNIKHEEEEEKIGKSVSHGPLQLSLSPVTSTVRTNPACLSPSTLSPNPQSLGPDCDSGAQFALQDPEMASVKLEDCSQTLELNVNIKDEEEEEKIGKSVSHGDHVETFSTSREEQQEAHRAKRSYPCPHCEEIFPFLSKLKVHLKIHTGENRYSYTDSGKNFTTSKALTVHQRVHTGEKLFSCSDCVKCFTTSTRLKVHQRTHTGEKPYICSDCKASFSLLRNLKRHERLHTERSFTPALTVRRVSLYCAT encoded by the exons atggcatcagtgaagctggaagactgcagtcaaacactggagaTGAATGccaacattaaagatgaagaggaggaggagattggGACATCTGTTAATCATG GTATGAGGTCGTtaacatcaacagtgaggacaaacccagcctgcctctctccttccacattGAGTCCAAACCTCCtgtcactgggtcctgattgtgacagtggagcccagtttgcactgcaggatctagagatggcatcagtgaagctggaagactgcagtcaaacactggagctgaatgtaaacattaaacatgaagaagaggaggagaagattgggaaatctgtttctcatg GACCACTACAATTAAGTCTGAGTCcggtaacatcaacagtgaggacaaacccagcctgcctctctccttccacactgagtccaaacccacagtcactgggtcctgattgtgacagtggagcccagtttgcactgcaggatccagagatggcatcagtgaagctggaagactgcagtcaaacactggagctgaatgtcaacattaaagatgaagaagaggaggagaagattgggaaatctgtttctcatg gagaccaTGTTGAGACATTCTCTACATCCAGAGAGGAACAGCAGGAAGCTCACAGAGCTAAGAGGTCTTACCCCTGCCCACACTGTGAGGAGATTTTCCCATTTCTATCAAAGCTAAAAGTACAcctaaaaatacacacaggagagaatcgTTATTCCTATACTGACAGTGGGAAGAATTTCACAACATCCAAGGCTCTGACAGTTCATCAGAGAgtgcacacaggagagaagctgttctcctgctctgactgtgtaaaatgcttcacaacatcaactAGGCTAAAAGTTCAtcaaagaacacacacaggagagaagccttacatcTGCTCTGACTGTAAGGCGAGTTTCTCTCTACTGCGCAACTTAAAACGACATGAACgtttacacacagagagaagctttactcctgctctgactgtaagGCGAGTTTCTCTCTACTGTGCAACTTAA